A window from Bacteroidota bacterium encodes these proteins:
- a CDS encoding glycoside hydrolase family 2 gives MRKKIIHIILFIHYSLFTIHLSAQQTEKVYLSGTGSDNTKQWEFMCTGGMNANKWTTIPVPSCWELQGFGKYDYGFAKDSVRGKEKGLYKYSFNVPAAWKGKAINLVFEGVMTDAEVKINGQSAGEVHQGAFYAFKYDITKLLKYGEKNLLEVTVAKHSSNESVNNAERKADFWIFGGIFRPVWLEVLPKNHIDDVEINGFASGFIRGSFVTNILAIDCDFADVQIKDIKGKLVDTIHASEGGLNYSLFSFQKRIKNILAWNPESPTLYYATLTVYNKGKILHTVTQRFGFRTIELKQRDGIYVNGVKIKFKGVNRHSFRPETGRATSKQNSIEDVLLMKDMNMNAVRMSHYPPDGHFLDVCDSLGLFVMDELAGWHGHYDTPTGTKLVREMIAHDINHPSIIFWANGNEGGHNFELDSLLGFYENSPIVVHPWQLFNGIETQHYREYNYGIGNYEQGREIVMPTEFLHGQFDGGHGAGLEDYWEKMWHDPLSAGGFLWDFADNAVVRKDLKDSLDTDKHRAADGILGPHHEKEGSYYAIKEIWSPVYFERKEITAAFDGKLNIENRYHFTNLNQLSFSYKLKIITTPNLPEKTGSIAAPDIKPRGKGVLKIKLPADWKDFYALYITVKDKSGKEILTKSFPIIRPVYLKNILEADEGLSSPLLSQTDSLFTVKTNTNEVSFHKRTGLLTEVRTTKGIIPLTNGPIIQEGINNFGSFTARQDGKNIIISSVFEKKEHYNTLEWIIYPTGIIKMEVNYFPAAYFTSFVGVNFSYPEKRVREANYMGDGPYRVWKNRMRGTQFGVWAKKYNNTETGESPWIYPEFKGYYSNLYWCVFKGDDHSFTVTTPDENVFLRLFTPAWKTDQWHNYEPLFPSGDISFMNGISSIGTKTQRNETTGPMGLKNIFYDYEKDPARALKLILYFDFSANR, from the coding sequence ATGCGCAAAAAAATCATACATATTATTCTCTTTATTCACTATTCACTATTCACCATTCACCTCTCTGCTCAACAGACAGAAAAAGTATATCTCTCTGGTACCGGCAGTGATAATACAAAGCAATGGGAATTCATGTGTACAGGAGGAATGAATGCAAACAAATGGACAACAATTCCAGTTCCTTCATGCTGGGAGTTGCAGGGTTTCGGAAAATATGATTATGGTTTTGCAAAAGATAGTGTAAGAGGCAAGGAGAAAGGATTGTATAAATATTCATTTAACGTTCCTGCGGCATGGAAAGGAAAAGCCATCAATTTAGTTTTTGAAGGTGTGATGACAGATGCTGAAGTAAAAATAAATGGACAATCAGCAGGCGAAGTACACCAAGGCGCTTTTTATGCTTTTAAATATGACATAACTAAGTTACTTAAATATGGAGAAAAGAATTTGCTGGAAGTAACAGTTGCCAAACATTCATCAAACGAATCTGTCAATAATGCAGAACGTAAAGCTGACTTTTGGATATTCGGTGGCATCTTTCGGCCGGTATGGTTGGAGGTGTTGCCGAAAAATCATATTGACGATGTAGAAATAAATGGTTTTGCTTCAGGCTTTATAAGAGGCAGTTTTGTTACAAATATTTTAGCAATCGACTGTGATTTTGCTGACGTCCAAATAAAAGACATAAAAGGAAAGTTGGTTGATACAATACATGCCTCTGAAGGTGGATTAAATTACAGTCTATTCTCTTTCCAAAAGCGTATAAAGAATATTCTTGCCTGGAACCCTGAAAGTCCAACTTTATATTATGCAACTCTAACTGTTTATAATAAGGGAAAAATTCTTCATACTGTTACACAAAGATTTGGTTTCAGAACAATCGAGTTAAAACAAAGGGATGGTATTTACGTAAATGGAGTAAAAATAAAGTTCAAAGGCGTAAATCGCCATTCATTCAGACCTGAAACCGGAAGAGCGACGAGCAAACAAAACAGTATTGAAGATGTATTGCTGATGAAAGATATGAACATGAATGCAGTTCGCATGTCTCACTATCCACCTGATGGTCATTTCTTAGATGTATGTGATTCATTGGGATTGTTTGTGATGGATGAACTGGCGGGCTGGCATGGACATTATGATACACCAACAGGAACTAAACTGGTGAGAGAAATGATAGCCCATGATATTAACCACCCTTCAATTATTTTTTGGGCAAATGGAAATGAAGGTGGGCACAATTTTGAATTGGATAGTCTACTTGGTTTTTACGAAAACTCGCCAATTGTTGTTCACCCCTGGCAGTTATTTAATGGAATAGAAACACAACATTACCGTGAATACAATTATGGCATTGGCAATTATGAACAAGGAAGAGAGATCGTAATGCCAACAGAATTTTTACACGGACAATTTGATGGTGGTCATGGTGCAGGTCTGGAAGATTATTGGGAAAAAATGTGGCATGATCCTTTAAGTGCAGGCGGTTTTCTTTGGGACTTTGCTGATAATGCTGTTGTAAGAAAAGATTTGAAAGATTCATTAGATACAGATAAGCATCGTGCAGCAGATGGAATATTAGGGCCGCATCATGAAAAGGAGGGGAGTTATTATGCGATCAAGGAAATATGGAGCCCGGTTTATTTTGAGCGAAAAGAAATTACTGCTGCATTTGATGGTAAGTTAAATATTGAAAACAGGTATCATTTTACGAATCTTAACCAGCTTTCATTTTCTTATAAGCTAAAGATTATTACAACTCCTAATTTGCCAGAGAAGACCGGGAGTATTGCAGCGCCGGATATAAAACCAAGGGGAAAAGGAGTTTTGAAAATTAAATTGCCTGCTGACTGGAAAGATTTTTACGCTTTGTATATAACTGTAAAAGACAAATCAGGTAAAGAAATACTAACAAAAAGCTTCCCGATCATCAGGCCTGTGTACTTAAAAAATATTCTTGAAGCAGATGAAGGGCTTTCATCACCATTACTATCACAGACCGACAGTTTATTTACAGTAAAAACAAATACCAACGAAGTCTCTTTTCATAAAAGAACCGGGTTGTTGACTGAAGTAAGAACTACAAAAGGAATAATACCACTCACTAATGGTCCCATCATTCAGGAAGGAATAAATAATTTCGGTTCGTTCACGGCAAGACAGGATGGCAAAAATATTATTATCAGTTCAGTGTTTGAAAAAAAAGAGCATTACAATACATTGGAGTGGATTATCTATCCCACCGGCATAATTAAAATGGAGGTTAACTATTTTCCTGCTGCATATTTCACATCGTTTGTTGGTGTAAATTTTTCTTATCCTGAAAAGCGGGTAAGGGAAGCTAATTATATGGGTGATGGCCCCTATCGTGTATGGAAAAACCGAATGAGAGGAACGCAATTTGGTGTATGGGCAAAAAAATATAATAATACTGAAACTGGTGAGTCGCCCTGGATTTACCCTGAGTTTAAAGGGTATTATTCAAATCTATACTGGTGTGTGTTCAAGGGAGACGATCATTCTTTTACTGTTACTACACCGGATGAAAATGTTTTTCTCAGGTTGTTTACTCCTGCATGGAAAACCGATCAGTGGCATAATTATGAACCCCTCTTTCCGTCAGGAGATATTTCCTTCATGAATGGTATCAGTAGTATAGGGACTAAAACACAGCGTAATGAAACCACAGGTCCGATGGGCTTAAAGAATATTTTTTATGATTATGAAAAGGATCCGGCAAGGGCTTTGAAACTTATTTTATATTTTGATTTTTCAGCAAACCGATAA
- a CDS encoding DUF3826 domain-containing protein, translating to MGKWFSNCANRKWTIQFYIANKIKMRMRFLQKIVIVIAIILITKPTIGQTAADTALENKASEWVASLKLSDNTKAQKLKSAIAIHLTAVRDWHNSHPFTMTPEGINPTTGGKLSEMDRQLIICSTKPRSVHDNLMNVLKTELDSLQVEAILDKYTIGKVDFTLKGYKAIVPDLTPKEEAEILKNLKQAREQAIDYKNMKEISAIFEIYKTKCEQYLNNNGRNWRQMYKAYVDKVNAEKKAKQN from the coding sequence ATGGGAAAATGGTTCAGTAATTGTGCAAATCGGAAGTGGACAATACAATTTTATATCGCAAATAAAATAAAAATGAGAATGAGGTTTTTGCAAAAGATAGTTATTGTTATAGCCATTATACTGATAACGAAACCTACGATTGGCCAAACAGCGGCAGATACAGCACTTGAAAACAAAGCATCAGAATGGGTGGCTTCGCTGAAATTGAGTGATAATACAAAAGCACAAAAACTAAAATCAGCTATTGCAATCCATCTTACGGCTGTCAGGGATTGGCATAATAGCCATCCTTTTACAATGACCCCTGAAGGCATTAATCCAACAACAGGCGGCAAGCTTTCTGAAATGGACAGGCAACTAATTATCTGCTCCACAAAGCCAAGATCTGTTCACGATAACCTGATGAATGTTTTGAAAACAGAACTGGATTCTTTGCAAGTGGAGGCGATACTAGATAAATACACGATTGGCAAAGTTGATTTCACCTTAAAGGGGTATAAAGCAATTGTTCCTGACTTAACGCCAAAAGAAGAAGCAGAAATTCTCAAGAACCTAAAACAAGCAAGAGAGCAGGCAATAGATTACAAGAACATGAAAGAGATATCTGCCATTTTTGAAATTTATAAAACAAAATGTGAGCAGTACCTGAATAATAATGGCCGCAACTGGAGACAGATGTACAAAGCCTATGTCGATAAAGTAAATGCTGAAAAGAAAGCAAAACAAAACTGA
- a CDS encoding aspartate aminotransferase family protein: MNQRELFLKHIAQTSPSPLAFEIARAEGCLLYDINGKEYLDLIGGISVANTGHRHPKVIEAIQKQLDAYLHVMVYGEFVESPQVQYAKLLTEHLPASLNSVYFTNSGAEAVEGSMKLAKRVTNRTQIIAFKNSYHGSTQGALSIMGDEYWRNAFRPLLPDILHLEYNSFDSLNEITEQTACVIAENVQAEAGIIAPTIEWMQALRKKCTETGALFVLDEIQAGFGRTGKLWGFEHFDIVPDILLLGKALGGGMPLGAFIADRKLMWTLTENPVLGHITTFGGHPVCCSAGLAAMKALLKEEMINEVLQKEKLFRSLLVHPKIKAVRSFGLWMAVEFDSFEICKKVIDTCLSKGLMTDWFLFTPNCLRISPPLTISDEQIKKACNIILQAVQDHP, encoded by the coding sequence TTGAATCAGCGTGAACTTTTCTTAAAACATATAGCCCAAACATCCCCATCGCCACTGGCTTTTGAAATAGCCAGAGCAGAAGGTTGTTTGTTATATGATATAAATGGAAAAGAATATCTCGATCTTATCGGCGGTATCAGTGTTGCTAATACCGGCCACCGGCATCCTAAAGTAATTGAGGCAATACAAAAACAACTCGACGCTTATCTGCACGTAATGGTGTATGGGGAGTTTGTTGAGAGTCCGCAAGTACAATATGCCAAACTGCTTACCGAACATTTACCGGCCTCACTCAACTCGGTTTATTTTACTAATTCGGGTGCCGAAGCCGTGGAAGGTTCTATGAAACTGGCCAAACGGGTAACAAACAGAACACAGATCATTGCTTTTAAAAACTCTTATCATGGAAGTACGCAAGGAGCATTAAGCATAATGGGCGATGAATACTGGCGAAATGCTTTTCGTCCGCTTTTACCGGATATCCTGCACCTTGAATACAATTCTTTTGATTCATTAAATGAAATAACAGAACAAACAGCTTGTGTAATTGCTGAAAATGTACAGGCTGAAGCTGGCATTATTGCTCCAACCATAGAATGGATGCAGGCTTTAAGAAAAAAATGTACTGAGACTGGAGCATTGTTTGTGCTTGATGAGATCCAGGCAGGTTTTGGAAGAACAGGCAAGCTCTGGGGCTTTGAGCATTTTGATATTGTACCCGATATTTTATTATTGGGCAAAGCATTGGGTGGCGGCATGCCGCTCGGTGCTTTTATTGCAGATAGAAAACTGATGTGGACTTTAACCGAAAATCCGGTACTGGGACATATCACGACTTTCGGTGGTCACCCGGTATGCTGTTCAGCTGGATTGGCAGCTATGAAAGCTTTACTGAAAGAAGAAATGATAAATGAAGTTCTTCAAAAGGAAAAGCTATTTAGATCATTACTTGTTCATCCAAAAATAAAAGCTGTCCGTTCATTTGGGTTATGGATGGCGGTGGAGTTTGATTCTTTTGAAATTTGTAAAAAAGTTATTGATACCTGCTTAAGCAAAGGATTGATGACCGATTGGTTTTTATTTACTCCTAACTGTTTAAGAATATCACCGCCGCTTACTATTTCAGATGAACAAATAAAAAAAGCCTGCAATATTATTCTGCAGGCTGTACAAGATCATCCCTAA
- a CDS encoding alpha-rhamnosidase — MKLKLTIFFFFLLFHQLHAQMIVQNLRCEMLVNPLGIDIKEPRLSWQLSSDQRNVQQTAYEIIVSSSREKLSKNDGDVWSSGKINSSQSIHVEYAGKELQSGKEYFWKVRSFTNKGETAWSESAYWSMGLLNKTDWKAKWIGYDKASPWDSITQWSRLSARYLRKKFRTTDDIKKATVYISGLGLYELYINGEKIGDQVLAPNPTDYRKSFFYNTYDVTEQVRTGANTVAAVLGNGRFFTMRQNYKTQKHNTFGYPKLLLQLEIEYAAGGKTVIVTGETWKLNVDGPIRTNNEYDGEEYDATKEFRGWNNIGFDESKWMKPELVAAPPGKMIAQMSEPMKVMQIIKPVSIKPASNGKYILDMGQNFAGWLKVIVEGKRGQQIKLRYAESLQSNGELFTANLRDARVTDIYTLRGHGLEVSLSPSPVESWEPSFVYHGFRYVEITGFPGTPTISDFEGKLIYDGFETTGSFVTSNSVINSIYKNAWWGIASNYKGMPIDCPQRNERQPWLGDRVIGAMGESYLFNNAKLYAKWMDDIQQSQTEEGAIPDVAPAFWNYYSDDVTWPAAFITISNNLYNQFGDIKPIQKNYASMKKWMQYMQGKYMTNYIVTRDKYGDWCVPPEDLKLIHAKDSSRLTDGKLIATAYYYKLLSYMQRFAKLTGNDSDSKEYEMLAENMKKAFHQKFYNPLQYGYSNNTITANLLPLYFGICPDSLKEKVFANIYHKITVESKDHISTGLIGTQYLMRGLTEYDNTNLAFKLASNTTYPSYGYMAANGATTIWELWNGNTADPGMNSQNHVMMLGDLLIWYYENLAGIRTDKTSVGFKKIIMKPSLPDDLHFVNASYKSIHGIIKSDWKKNDKTFEWSVSIPANTSATVYIPARSVNDVMESGKELSKAEGVLSVKWENGSVIVQIGSGQYNFISQIK, encoded by the coding sequence ATGAAATTGAAGCTTACAATATTTTTCTTCTTTCTTTTATTTCACCAGTTGCATGCACAGATGATCGTACAAAATCTTAGATGTGAAATGCTGGTTAATCCATTGGGAATTGATATAAAAGAACCACGTTTAAGCTGGCAATTAAGTTCTGATCAAAGAAATGTTCAGCAAACAGCTTATGAAATTATTGTTTCATCAAGCAGGGAAAAATTATCAAAAAATGATGGCGATGTGTGGAGTTCTGGTAAAATCAATAGTTCTCAATCTATACATGTAGAATATGCTGGCAAAGAATTGCAAAGTGGTAAAGAATATTTCTGGAAAGTAAGATCATTTACCAATAAAGGTGAAACAGCATGGAGCGAATCAGCTTATTGGTCAATGGGGTTATTAAATAAAACTGATTGGAAAGCGAAATGGATCGGCTATGACAAGGCTTCGCCATGGGATAGCATTACACAATGGTCAAGACTTTCTGCCCGGTATTTAAGAAAGAAATTTCGAACAACTGATGACATTAAAAAAGCTACGGTTTATATTTCAGGTTTGGGTTTATATGAATTATATATCAATGGTGAAAAGATCGGAGATCAGGTATTGGCTCCTAATCCAACTGACTATAGAAAATCATTTTTCTACAATACTTATGATGTAACGGAGCAAGTAAGAACGGGTGCTAATACAGTTGCTGCAGTTTTGGGTAATGGTCGTTTTTTTACAATGCGGCAGAATTATAAAACACAAAAGCATAACACATTCGGTTATCCAAAGTTGTTACTGCAGTTAGAGATTGAATATGCTGCTGGAGGTAAAACAGTAATTGTGACTGGCGAAACATGGAAGCTTAATGTAGATGGTCCGATAAGAACAAATAATGAGTATGACGGTGAAGAGTATGATGCAACAAAAGAATTCCGAGGCTGGAATAATATAGGGTTTGACGAGAGTAAATGGATGAAACCTGAATTAGTCGCTGCACCACCAGGAAAAATGATTGCCCAAATGAGTGAACCGATGAAAGTGATGCAGATCATTAAACCTGTATCAATTAAGCCTGCAAGCAACGGGAAGTATATACTTGACATGGGACAGAACTTTGCAGGATGGCTTAAAGTTATTGTTGAAGGCAAAAGAGGCCAGCAAATAAAACTTCGCTATGCAGAAAGCTTACAATCCAATGGAGAATTATTTACTGCAAACCTGCGTGATGCCAGAGTTACAGACATATATACATTAAGAGGCCATGGACTGGAGGTCTCTCTTTCACCGAGTCCTGTAGAATCATGGGAACCTTCATTTGTTTATCATGGGTTTCGTTATGTAGAGATAACTGGTTTTCCTGGTACACCAACTATAAGTGATTTTGAAGGCAAGCTTATCTATGATGGATTTGAAACAACCGGTTCATTTGTTACATCAAATTCTGTTATCAATAGTATTTATAAAAATGCATGGTGGGGTATTGCTTCTAATTATAAAGGTATGCCCATTGATTGTCCACAGCGAAATGAACGGCAACCATGGCTTGGTGATAGGGTTATTGGCGCAATGGGAGAAAGTTATTTATTTAACAATGCAAAGCTTTATGCAAAATGGATGGATGACATCCAGCAATCACAGACAGAAGAAGGCGCTATCCCGGATGTAGCACCTGCCTTCTGGAATTATTATTCGGATGATGTTACATGGCCGGCAGCTTTCATTACCATCAGTAATAATTTATACAACCAGTTTGGCGATATAAAACCCATTCAAAAAAATTATGCATCTATGAAAAAATGGATGCAGTATATGCAGGGCAAATACATGACGAATTATATTGTAACAAGAGATAAGTATGGCGACTGGTGTGTACCGCCGGAAGACCTGAAGCTGATACATGCAAAAGATTCTTCCCGTTTAACAGACGGCAAATTAATAGCAACGGCTTACTATTATAAACTGCTTTCTTATATGCAGCGTTTTGCAAAACTTACTGGTAATGATTCAGACAGTAAAGAATATGAGATGCTGGCAGAAAATATGAAAAAAGCTTTTCATCAAAAATTTTATAACCCGTTGCAATACGGTTATTCCAATAATACAATTACAGCGAACCTGTTACCCTTATATTTTGGTATTTGTCCTGATTCATTAAAGGAAAAAGTGTTTGCCAATATATACCATAAAATCACTGTGGAAAGTAAAGACCACATCAGTACAGGACTCATCGGTACTCAATATTTAATGAGAGGTTTAACTGAATACGATAACACGAACCTTGCATTTAAATTGGCTTCTAATACTACCTACCCGAGCTACGGTTATATGGCTGCCAACGGCGCCACCACCATTTGGGAATTATGGAACGGCAACACAGCAGATCCTGGCATGAACAGTCAAAACCATGTAATGATGCTGGGTGATCTACTGATCTGGTATTATGAAAACCTGGCAGGAATACGAACCGATAAAACGAGTGTTGGATTTAAAAAAATAATTATGAAACCATCGCTCCCGGACGATCTGCATTTTGTAAATGCATCTTATAAGAGCATACATGGAATAATTAAGAGTGATTGGAAAAAGAATGATAAGACTTTTGAATGGAGTGTTTCAATTCCCGCCAACACTTCTGCAACTGTTTATATTCCTGCAAGATCTGTAAATGATGTTATGGAGTCCGGAAAGGAATTATCAAAAGCAGAAGGTGTGTTATCCGTGAAATGGGAAAATGGTTCAGTAATTGTGCAAATCGGAAGTGGACAATACAATTTTATATCGCAAATAAAATAA
- a CDS encoding sialidase yields the protein MKTRIAILFILTILSVVDLSAQKDKWKKGILVDEFIYTEASFPEAHASTIAETPDGLIAAWFGGTKEGNKDVCIWTSKLVNNKWTAPEKVAEGIINDTLRYACYNPVLFYAPNKELLLFYKIGPNVAGWTGWMMRSKDNGKTWSQREKLPEGFLGPIKNKPELINGVLLCPSSTEKNGWKAHIEYTTDFGKTWTKSEAINDPKIIQAIQPSILKYSDGRLQILCRSRNATLNESWSSDGGKTWSEMKASPLPNNNSGTDAVTLKDGRQLLVYNHLLPDSSWVNGKGPRTPLNVAISKDGKTWYAALVLEDSPISQYSYPSVIQSKDGMVHIVYTWRRQRIKYVKIDPKKLKGEKIINKQWPGGLKVVGKTSED from the coding sequence ATGAAAACGAGGATTGCAATACTTTTTATTTTAACTATTTTATCTGTTGTTGATCTGTCAGCACAGAAAGACAAATGGAAGAAAGGAATTCTTGTTGATGAATTCATTTATACAGAAGCATCTTTTCCGGAAGCTCATGCTTCAACGATTGCTGAAACTCCGGATGGGTTGATAGCTGCCTGGTTTGGTGGTACAAAAGAAGGAAATAAAGATGTATGCATCTGGACAAGCAAATTGGTGAATAATAAATGGACTGCTCCTGAAAAAGTTGCTGAAGGGATTATTAATGACACATTGCGTTATGCATGTTACAATCCAGTTTTATTTTATGCACCAAATAAAGAGTTATTGTTGTTCTATAAGATCGGGCCAAATGTGGCAGGCTGGACTGGCTGGATGATGCGAAGCAAAGACAATGGAAAAACATGGAGTCAAAGAGAGAAACTACCAGAAGGTTTTTTAGGGCCTATAAAAAATAAACCAGAGTTGATCAATGGTGTGTTGTTGTGTCCTAGCAGTACAGAAAAAAATGGTTGGAAAGCTCATATTGAATACACAACTGATTTCGGAAAGACATGGACAAAGAGTGAAGCGATCAATGATCCTAAAATAATACAGGCCATACAACCAAGTATATTGAAGTATTCAGATGGTCGTTTACAGATCTTATGCAGAAGCAGAAATGCAACACTCAACGAAAGCTGGAGCAGCGATGGCGGTAAAACATGGAGCGAAATGAAGGCATCCCCATTACCGAATAATAATTCCGGGACAGACGCTGTAACATTAAAAGATGGACGACAGTTGCTGGTGTATAATCATTTGTTGCCTGATTCATCGTGGGTGAATGGTAAGGGGCCACGTACACCATTGAATGTAGCGATAAGTAAAGATGGAAAGACATGGTATGCAGCATTGGTACTGGAAGACTCACCTATCAGCCAGTATTCCTATCCATCGGTAATACAATCAAAAGATGGAATGGTGCATATTGTTTATACATGGAGAAGGCAAAGAATAAAGTATGTAAAAATTGACCCTAAGAAATTGAAAGGTGAAAAGATCATTAATAAACAATGGCCGGGCGGATTGAAGGTTGTAGGTAAGACTTCTGAGGATTAA
- a CDS encoding SDR family NAD(P)-dependent oxidoreductase, with translation MPKIIFITGATSGFGKAAAAKFASNGYDCIINGRREDRLDQLQVELESKYNVAVYCLPFDVQDEKTVFESINSLPDDWKNIDVLFNNAGLALGRAYFDEADLNDWNTMIDTNVKGLLYVSKATLPYLKKPGGHIINMGSVAAKDIYEKGNAYCASKAAVDTISHAMRIDLLRHGIKVTAIHPGAAVTEFSIVRFKGDAETANSIYNGLNPLSAEDVADIVYYCASLPEHICINDLVVTCTRQADGIYFNRTGV, from the coding sequence ATGCCTAAAATCATCTTCATTACCGGTGCTACATCCGGCTTTGGAAAAGCTGCCGCTGCAAAATTTGCTTCTAATGGTTATGATTGTATTATCAACGGAAGAAGAGAGGACCGTTTAGACCAGTTACAGGTAGAATTAGAATCGAAATATAATGTGGCAGTTTATTGTCTTCCTTTTGATGTGCAGGATGAAAAAACAGTTTTTGAATCTATCAATAGCTTGCCGGATGACTGGAAGAATATTGATGTGCTTTTCAATAATGCCGGTCTTGCACTTGGCCGTGCTTATTTTGATGAAGCTGATCTGAATGACTGGAATACGATGATCGATACAAATGTGAAAGGCCTTCTCTATGTTTCAAAAGCCACACTACCGTATTTAAAAAAACCGGGTGGGCATATCATCAATATGGGTTCGGTAGCGGCAAAAGATATTTATGAAAAAGGCAATGCCTATTGTGCCAGCAAAGCCGCAGTGGATACCATCAGTCATGCTATGCGGATCGACCTGTTAAGACATGGGATAAAAGTGACAGCTATACATCCCGGCGCTGCAGTAACTGAGTTTTCAATCGTTCGCTTTAAAGGTGATGCTGAAACTGCAAACAGCATTTATAATGGGTTAAATCCTTTATCAGCAGAGGATGTGGCCGATATCGTTTATTACTGTGCTTCATTGCCCGAGCATATCTGCATCAATGATCTGGTAGTAACATGCACCCGCCAGGCTGATGGGATTTATTTCAACAGAACAGGTGTTTGA
- a CDS encoding gamma carbonic anhydrase family protein yields the protein MPVILPVEGKLPQFGNNNFIAPNATIVGDVIMGDDCSIWFNAVVRGDVNFIRMGNKVNVQDGACIHCTYIKCGTTIGNNVSIGHNAIVHGCTLHDNVLVGMGAIIMDNAVVNSNTIIAAGAVVLEGTICEAGSIYAGVPAKKVKDIEPEKINGEINRIANNYVRYADWFR from the coding sequence ATGCCTGTAATACTCCCTGTAGAAGGTAAACTCCCCCAGTTTGGGAATAATAATTTCATTGCGCCCAATGCTACCATTGTTGGTGATGTAATAATGGGTGATGACTGCAGTATCTGGTTTAATGCTGTTGTAAGAGGTGATGTGAATTTTATAAGAATGGGAAACAAAGTGAATGTGCAGGACGGCGCCTGTATCCATTGTACCTATATTAAATGCGGCACAACAATTGGAAATAATGTTTCTATCGGGCATAACGCAATTGTTCATGGCTGCACCCTGCATGATAATGTGTTGGTAGGTATGGGTGCCATAATAATGGACAATGCGGTAGTTAACAGTAATACGATCATTGCAGCCGGTGCTGTAGTTCTGGAAGGAACTATTTGTGAAGCGGGTAGCATTTATGCAGGTGTTCCCGCCAAAAAAGTGAAGGATATAGAACCTGAAAAGATCAACGGTGAAATAAACCGAATAGCCAATAATTATGTACGTTATGCAGATTGGTTCCGTTAA